The Nostoc sp. 'Lobaria pulmonaria (5183) cyanobiont' genome window below encodes:
- a CDS encoding PEP-CTERM sorting domain-containing protein: MLQKISLALLGMTAVIMSANPASAVSLKVNTGPFSSYADAKTVTFDDGTANDPNGFVTYSNITSNIVQGSVGGQYASPYGDNTKFLTIAPSGSNVAGDSGFVNINFKKAVNYFGFYAGSLDDYNFVDIYKGDQKLKTFSGADVPNAIANGSWTSSQANMFVNLVADTGETFDRVVMRSNGVAFETDNHAYRLAESVPEPSAMLGVLAIGACGMTSLFKRSQHKATVKG, encoded by the coding sequence ATGCTGCAAAAAATCTCTTTGGCTTTACTCGGAATGACTGCTGTAATCATGAGTGCGAATCCAGCTAGTGCCGTAAGTTTGAAAGTCAATACTGGCCCGTTTTCTAGCTACGCTGATGCCAAAACTGTCACCTTTGACGATGGCACAGCAAACGATCCTAATGGATTTGTTACTTACTCTAATATTACTAGTAACATTGTTCAAGGTAGTGTAGGTGGTCAATACGCCTCACCTTATGGGGATAACACCAAATTTCTCACAATTGCTCCGTCAGGTAGTAATGTTGCAGGCGACAGTGGTTTTGTCAACATTAACTTCAAAAAAGCTGTTAATTACTTCGGTTTTTATGCAGGTTCATTGGATGATTACAACTTTGTTGACATTTACAAAGGTGATCAGAAGTTAAAGACTTTTAGTGGTGCAGATGTGCCAAATGCTATAGCTAATGGTAGTTGGACTAGCTCTCAAGCTAATATGTTTGTCAATCTTGTAGCTGATACAGGAGAAACATTTGACCGAGTTGTGATGCGCTCAAATGGTGTTGCCTTTGAAACAGATAACCACGCCTATAGACTAGCCGAGAGCGTTCCCGAACCTAGTGCGATGTTAGGTGTGTTAGCAATAGGTGCTTGTGGTATGACTTCACTTTTCAAACGCTCACAACATAAAGCGACAGTGAAAGGATAA
- a CDS encoding NAD-dependent epimerase/dehydratase family protein: MSQKRILVTGASGCVGHYLTEALIKETDHELYLLVRNPSKLQVDTKIRSGINVLQGDMQNLHQFADLLSTIDTAVLTATAWGGDQTFDINVVKTIELLELLDPERCQQVIYFSTASVLDRYNQPLKEAGEIGTDYIRSKYECLEKKEKLAIAPKITTVFPTLVLGGDANKPYSHLTYGIPEVTKYINLIRFLEADGSFHFIHGRDIATVVRYLIDRPLESDQPRRLVLGQAPLTANQAVKEVCAYLGKKIYFRIPISIALANLIIVLFRIRMAAWDRFCMNYRHFTYEKFINPDSFGLPNYCATMSDVLKISGVEKAKN; this comes from the coding sequence ATGAGCCAGAAACGGATTTTAGTGACTGGTGCAAGTGGTTGTGTAGGTCATTATTTAACAGAAGCCTTAATTAAAGAAACAGATCACGAACTGTATCTACTAGTTAGGAACCCAAGCAAACTGCAAGTTGATACCAAGATACGTTCAGGGATCAACGTTTTACAAGGTGATATGCAAAATCTTCACCAGTTTGCTGATTTGCTATCCACAATTGATACAGCGGTACTCACAGCCACAGCTTGGGGTGGTGATCAGACATTTGATATTAATGTCGTCAAGACTATAGAGTTACTCGAACTGCTAGATCCAGAACGTTGCCAACAGGTGATTTATTTTTCGACAGCTAGCGTTTTGGATCGCTACAATCAACCATTAAAAGAAGCCGGAGAAATTGGGACAGATTACATCCGTTCTAAATATGAGTGCTTAGAGAAAAAAGAAAAATTAGCGATCGCACCCAAAATTACCACAGTATTTCCGACTTTAGTATTAGGTGGTGATGCCAATAAACCCTATTCTCACCTCACGTATGGCATTCCAGAAGTTACGAAATATATTAATTTGATTCGCTTTTTGGAAGCAGATGGCAGTTTTCACTTTATCCACGGACGAGATATTGCCACTGTCGTGCGATATTTGATTGATCGTCCTCTCGAAAGCGATCAACCACGTCGGCTTGTTTTAGGTCAAGCACCGTTAACTGCTAATCAGGCAGTGAAAGAAGTTTGTGCTTATCTGGGCAAAAAGATTTACTTTCGCATCCCCATATCTATAGCATTGGCTAATTTGATTATTGTTCTGTTCCGCATTCGGATGGCCGCTTGGGATCGATTTTGCATGAACTATCGGCATTTTACATACGAAAAATTCATCAATCCTGATAGTTTCGGCTTGCCAAATTATTGTGCAACCATGAGTGATGTTTTGAAAATTAGCGGTGTTGAAAAGGCTAAAAATTGA
- a CDS encoding homospermidine biosynthesis protein translates to MSKQLGQKIAPTPISNDINVVDLIDQYFTAYNSARLREICQLLSRDVLTEGVTVGVSLSGAMTPAGFGVSALAPLIRNGFIDWMISTGANLYHDMHYGLGFELFAGNPFLDDVKLRQEGTIRIYDIIFGYDVLLETDAFIRKILQGEAFQKRMGTAEFHYLLGKYVREVEKQLGVQHSCLLATAYEYGVPIYTSSPGDSSIGMNVAALALEGSQLVIDPSIDVNETAAIAYNARESGGKSAAVILGGGSPKNFLLQTQPQLHEVLGLEERGHDYFVQFTDARPDTGGLSGATPSEAVSWGKIDPDELLNTIVCYTDSTIALPLVTAYVLNKCQPRPLKRVYDRREAILEKLQKDYLAAKTQPSDRIPAAVAESASQQTATYPCGRVIPNTH, encoded by the coding sequence ATGTCTAAACAGCTGGGTCAAAAAATTGCACCTACACCAATATCAAATGATATCAATGTAGTGGATTTGATCGATCAATACTTCACCGCTTACAACTCAGCGCGGTTGCGGGAAATCTGCCAACTACTGAGTCGCGATGTACTAACGGAAGGTGTCACGGTGGGCGTTAGCCTTTCTGGTGCGATGACGCCAGCAGGATTTGGGGTTTCAGCGCTTGCACCCTTAATTCGCAACGGCTTTATTGATTGGATGATTAGCACTGGTGCAAATCTTTACCACGATATGCACTATGGTTTGGGTTTTGAACTCTTTGCTGGTAATCCGTTTTTGGATGATGTGAAACTGCGTCAAGAAGGCACGATCCGCATTTATGACATTATCTTTGGTTACGATGTGCTGCTAGAAACTGATGCGTTCATCCGTAAGATTCTGCAAGGAGAAGCGTTTCAAAAGCGGATGGGAACGGCTGAATTTCACTATTTACTAGGTAAATATGTCCGAGAAGTAGAAAAGCAATTGGGTGTGCAGCATTCCTGCTTGCTAGCTACAGCTTATGAATATGGCGTACCGATTTATACGTCTTCTCCAGGAGATAGCTCAATTGGGATGAACGTGGCGGCTTTAGCATTGGAAGGTTCGCAGTTGGTGATAGATCCATCAATTGACGTGAATGAGACAGCAGCGATCGCATATAATGCCCGTGAATCTGGAGGTAAAAGTGCGGCGGTAATTCTTGGTGGCGGTAGTCCTAAAAACTTTTTGCTACAAACTCAGCCCCAACTTCACGAAGTCTTGGGGTTGGAAGAACGAGGACACGATTACTTTGTGCAGTTTACCGATGCACGTCCAGATACAGGCGGTTTATCTGGAGCAACCCCATCGGAAGCTGTCAGTTGGGGTAAGATTGACCCCGATGAGTTACTTAACACAATCGTTTGTTATACCGATAGCACGATTGCTCTACCACTGGTGACAGCGTATGTGTTAAACAAATGCCAGCCTCGTCCCCTGAAGCGCGTCTATGACAGGCGAGAAGCCATTTTAGAGAAACTGCAAAAAGACTATCTAGCAGCCAAAACCCAACCATCGGATCGGATTCCAGCAGCAGTTGCTGAAAGTGCTTCACAGCAAACAGCAACTTATCCCTGTGGTCGGGTGATTCCGAATACTCACTAA
- a CDS encoding NAD(P)H-hydrate dehydratase, with amino-acid sequence MQNRQEQISQVVVTAGQMRDIEKRIFAAGMPVVALMEKVAGLIARRIPEILSNTALLRGSRVGILVGPGHNGGDALVVARELYFRGYEVWIYAPFSKLKELTSQHLQYAQSLGIPIYQTIEQLPDSDLLIDGLFGFGLERNLTDPIASAINQLNELSVPIYSIDLPSGLHTDTGEVLGTAIRATHTFCLGLWKLAFFQDRALEYLGKAELIDFDIPLADVEAVLKDAPKIKLITRAKALATLPLPRPAVTHKYKEGHLLLICGSRRYAGGAILTGLGARASGVGMLSIAVPESLKSLLVSHLPEALIVGCPETESGAIAHLQLPENTDLSSFNAIACGPGLTRDATPIVQEAIDSDRPLLLDADGLNILAQMGAIATLEKRQAVTVLTPHTGEFERLFPDVPDAKHDRVQAVREAAAQSEAIVLLKGARTAIANPQGAVWIVPESTPALARGGSGDVLTGLLGGLLAQAATKQIPVEDIVATAAWWHSQAGILAAQERTELGVDAFTLTQYLIKVLSN; translated from the coding sequence ATGCAAAATAGGCAAGAACAAATTTCGCAAGTGGTAGTGACTGCTGGGCAGATGCGCGATATTGAAAAGCGGATCTTTGCAGCGGGAATGCCTGTAGTTGCTTTGATGGAAAAGGTGGCGGGATTAATTGCTCGTCGCATTCCAGAGATTCTTTCAAACACCGCTTTGTTAAGGGGATCTCGTGTGGGAATTCTTGTCGGTCCCGGTCATAATGGTGGCGATGCTTTAGTCGTAGCCCGTGAATTATACTTTCGCGGGTATGAGGTTTGGATTTATGCTCCTTTTTCTAAGCTTAAGGAATTAACTTCGCAGCACTTGCAATATGCCCAGAGTTTGGGCATTCCAATTTATCAAACAATTGAGCAACTGCCAGATTCTGATTTGTTGATTGATGGCTTGTTTGGATTTGGTTTAGAAAGAAACCTGACCGATCCGATCGCCTCTGCAATTAATCAGCTAAATGAATTGTCTGTACCGATTTATAGTATCGATTTACCTTCAGGTTTACACACCGACACAGGCGAAGTATTGGGAACTGCCATTCGCGCCACTCACACATTTTGCTTAGGTTTATGGAAACTAGCTTTCTTCCAAGATCGAGCGTTGGAATATCTTGGGAAAGCTGAGTTAATCGATTTCGATATTCCTTTGGCTGATGTGGAAGCTGTTCTCAAAGATGCACCTAAAATTAAACTTATTACACGAGCAAAGGCACTTGCCACTTTACCTTTACCCCGTCCAGCAGTTACTCACAAATATAAGGAAGGACATTTACTGCTGATTTGCGGTTCGCGGCGTTATGCAGGTGGGGCAATTTTAACTGGTTTGGGTGCTAGGGCTAGTGGTGTCGGGATGCTTTCGATTGCCGTACCCGAATCCCTGAAATCTCTTTTGGTGTCACACTTGCCAGAAGCGCTAATTGTTGGTTGTCCAGAGACGGAAAGTGGAGCCATCGCCCACCTACAACTACCAGAAAACACCGATCTGAGTTCCTTTAATGCGATCGCTTGTGGCCCCGGTTTAACACGAGATGCTACGCCCATTGTGCAAGAAGCGATCGACAGCGATCGCCCTTTGCTTCTCGATGCGGATGGTTTAAATATCTTGGCACAAATGGGAGCGATCGCCACGCTAGAAAAACGCCAAGCAGTAACCGTACTCACACCCCACACTGGCGAATTTGAGCGATTGTTTCCTGATGTCCCCGATGCCAAACATGACAGGGTGCAAGCAGTAAGGGAAGCAGCCGCGCAAAGTGAGGCGATAGTGTTGTTGAAAGGGGCGAGAACTGCGATCGCCAACCCTCAAGGTGCTGTTTGGATTGTTCCTGAGAGCACACCCGCTTTGGCGCGTGGCGGTAGCGGCGACGTGTTAACTGGGCTGCTAGGTGGATTGTTGGCGCAAGCAGCAACTAAACAGATTCCCGTAGAAGATATTGTAGCAACTGCTGCTTGGTGGCATTCCCAAGCAGGTATTTTAGCAGCCCAAGAGCGCACCGAATTGGGTGTAGATGCGTTTACATTGACACAATATTTGATAAAAGTTCTAAGTAATTAA
- a CDS encoding adenylate/guanylate cyclase domain-containing protein: MEQVITSMADALLVTSNSGKIKKVNRAAQQLFGFQEKELINQPISLIIDEDQFLIKAISQHSYLKRNSQNIEVVCRTKTREKLLIAFSCSVIPKKTEGLEDIVYIGRDITAWQRREQRTSAQYSITRILSESQSIKQGIPQILQSICQNLGWDLGELWTPSQYIGTSVQGDSLNAVLRCVEIWSSRLVSVREFKAITWQTTYTPSVGLPGRIWIRRLPLWIKDITVDGDKRRSLSAAEAGLHAAFGFPILDDSEILGVMLFFSRELLPKDKDLLQMMGSIGSQIAQFIKRKQAEDALVESEERYRDLFENANDLIQSVNPSGRFLYVNRAWREALGYSEAEIANMSIFDIIHPEFKQSSLQRFYRVLSGEKLGQITTMFVTKDGQTIFLEGNINCKFVEGHPVAIRGIFRNVTQRVAAEETLRYQQKETERLLLNILPVTISREVKEQPTSIAEDFADVTVLFADIVGFTEIATSMSAIQLLNLLNPIFSVFDRLTERYSLERIRTINDAYVVIGGLYTRPQARAEAIALMALDMQTAIALFNTENNQNFSIRIGIHSGSVMGGVIDLNKFTYECKDTVDIASCMESQGIAGKIQVTENTYKCLCDEFVFEKRGEIEVKGKGKMITYLLIGRKR; encoded by the coding sequence ATGGAACAAGTCATTACTTCAATGGCAGATGCTTTGTTAGTAACCAGTAATTCAGGAAAAATAAAAAAAGTAAATCGTGCTGCTCAACAATTATTTGGTTTTCAGGAAAAAGAATTAATAAATCAACCAATCTCACTAATTATTGATGAGGATCAATTTTTAATTAAAGCTATTTCTCAACATTCTTATTTAAAACGTAATTCCCAGAATATAGAAGTAGTTTGTCGAACAAAAACTAGAGAAAAACTGTTGATTGCTTTTTCTTGCTCAGTGATTCCCAAAAAAACAGAAGGACTAGAAGATATTGTCTACATTGGTCGGGATATTACTGCTTGGCAACGCCGGGAACAGCGTACAAGTGCCCAGTATTCTATTACTCGCATATTATCAGAATCACAGAGCATAAAGCAGGGAATTCCACAAATTTTGCAGTCGATTTGTCAAAACTTGGGATGGGATTTAGGCGAACTTTGGACACCAAGCCAATATATTGGCACTTCGGTACAAGGAGATAGTCTCAATGCAGTACTAAGGTGTGTGGAAATTTGGTCAAGTCGATTAGTTTCTGTGCGAGAGTTTAAAGCAATCACCTGGCAAACTACTTATACACCTAGTGTTGGCTTACCTGGTAGAATTTGGATCAGACGTTTGCCTTTGTGGATTAAAGATATCACAGTAGATGGAGATAAAAGGCGATCGCTATCGGCTGCGGAGGCTGGATTGCACGCAGCTTTTGGCTTCCCCATTTTAGACGATAGTGAAATCTTAGGAGTGATGCTTTTTTTTAGCCGGGAGTTACTACCAAAAGATAAAGACCTATTGCAGATGATGGGTTCTATTGGTAGCCAAATTGCCCAATTTATTAAACGCAAACAAGCAGAAGATGCTCTTGTAGAAAGTGAAGAGCGATATCGAGACTTATTTGAAAATGCTAATGACTTGATTCAATCTGTGAATCCATCTGGTCGTTTTTTATATGTCAATCGTGCATGGCGAGAAGCTTTGGGATATAGCGAAGCTGAAATTGCGAATATGAGTATTTTCGATATTATACATCCAGAGTTTAAACAAAGCAGTTTGCAAAGATTTTATCGCGTGCTATCAGGAGAAAAGCTTGGGCAAATAACAACTATGTTCGTTACTAAAGACGGTCAAACAATCTTTCTAGAAGGTAATATTAATTGTAAATTTGTTGAAGGTCATCCAGTTGCGATTCGCGGCATTTTTCGCAATGTAACCCAACGAGTAGCAGCAGAAGAAACACTTCGCTATCAGCAGAAAGAAACCGAACGTTTATTGCTGAATATTTTGCCAGTCACAATTTCTAGAGAGGTGAAAGAACAACCAACTAGCATTGCCGAAGACTTTGCTGATGTCACAGTTTTATTTGCAGATATCGTCGGCTTCACCGAAATTGCTACTTCTATGAGTGCAATTCAACTGCTGAACCTACTCAACCCAATTTTCTCCGTTTTCGATCGCCTCACCGAACGATATAGTTTAGAGAGAATCAGAACCATTAACGATGCTTATGTGGTGATTGGTGGCTTATATACACGCCCCCAAGCTCGTGCTGAAGCGATCGCTCTGATGGCACTAGATATGCAAACTGCGATCGCTCTATTTAATACTGAGAATAACCAAAATTTCAGCATCCGTATCGGCATCCATAGCGGTTCAGTAATGGGGGGAGTCATCGATCTGAATAAGTTTACTTATGAATGTAAAGACACAGTAGACATCGCTAGCTGTATGGAATCCCAAGGTATTGCTGGTAAAATCCAGGTTACAGAAAATACTTATAAGTGCTTATGTGATGAATTTGTATTTGAAAAACGAGGCGAAATTGAAGTTAAAGGCAAAGGGAAGATGATAACTTATTTGTTGATTGGACGGAAGAGATGA
- a CDS encoding B12-binding domain-containing radical SAM protein has translation MRILLMYPIFPKTFWSYEKILELVDRKVLLPPLGLVTVAAILPQEWEFKLVDRNIRPATEAEWAWADVVILSAMIVQKQDLLDQIQEAKKRGKLVAVGGPYPTSVPHEVENVGADFLILDEGEITLPMFIEAIKRGDTSGTFRATEKPDVTSTPIPRFDLLELNAYDMMSVQFSRGCPFQCEFCDIIVLYGRKPRTKAPAQLLAELDYLYELGWRRGVFMVDDNFIGNKRNVKLLLKELKVWMAEHKYPFGFDTEASIDLAQDAEMLELMVECGFSAVFLGIETPDEDSLQMTKKFQNTRSSLTEAVETIIKAGLRPMAGFIIGFDGEKAGAGDRIVRFAEQAAIPSTTFAMLQALPNTALWHRLKKEGRLRENQDGNINQTTLMNFLPTRPLEELAREYIEAFCTLYDPVQYLDRTYRCFLMMGLPSWKAPAKMPEWVVVKALLIVIWRQGIKRETRWKFWHHLFSILKRNPGVIEHYISACAHNEHFLEYRQIVRDQIESQLAEYLAQGAETPYVLVKKKAEEKAQAVVS, from the coding sequence ATGCGAATTTTGTTAATGTATCCGATATTTCCTAAAACCTTTTGGTCTTATGAAAAAATTTTGGAGTTAGTCGATCGCAAAGTTTTATTACCACCTCTGGGTTTAGTAACAGTAGCGGCGATTTTGCCCCAAGAATGGGAATTCAAGCTGGTTGATCGCAACATCCGCCCAGCAACAGAAGCAGAATGGGCATGGGCAGATGTGGTAATCCTCTCGGCGATGATTGTCCAGAAACAAGATTTACTTGACCAAATCCAGGAAGCAAAAAAACGTGGCAAGCTAGTCGCAGTCGGCGGCCCTTACCCCACCTCTGTACCTCACGAAGTTGAAAATGTTGGCGCAGATTTTCTGATTCTGGATGAAGGGGAAATCACGCTACCCATGTTTATTGAGGCAATAAAAAGGGGAGACACATCTGGCACTTTCCGCGCCACAGAAAAACCTGATGTCACAAGCACACCAATACCCCGCTTTGATTTATTAGAATTGAACGCTTATGACATGATGTCAGTGCAGTTTTCGCGTGGGTGTCCCTTCCAGTGCGAATTTTGCGACATTATTGTTCTCTACGGGCGCAAACCGCGTACCAAAGCCCCAGCTCAACTTTTAGCAGAGTTAGATTACCTCTACGAACTGGGTTGGCGGCGGGGTGTGTTCATGGTGGATGATAACTTTATTGGCAACAAGCGAAATGTAAAATTGTTGCTCAAAGAGTTAAAAGTCTGGATGGCAGAACACAAGTATCCCTTCGGATTTGACACGGAAGCTTCAATTGACTTGGCGCAAGACGCAGAAATGTTGGAGTTGATGGTTGAGTGTGGTTTCTCGGCGGTGTTTTTGGGAATCGAAACGCCGGATGAAGATAGTTTGCAAATGACTAAGAAGTTTCAAAATACTCGCAGTTCCCTAACTGAGGCAGTGGAAACCATCATCAAAGCAGGATTGCGCCCAATGGCTGGGTTTATTATTGGGTTTGATGGCGAAAAAGCAGGCGCAGGCGATCGCATTGTCCGCTTTGCTGAACAAGCAGCAATTCCCTCAACTACCTTTGCCATGTTACAAGCGTTACCTAATACTGCGCTTTGGCATCGCCTGAAAAAAGAAGGGCGACTGCGGGAAAATCAAGATGGCAACATCAACCAAACAACATTGATGAACTTCCTGCCCACCCGTCCCTTGGAAGAACTTGCACGAGAATATATTGAAGCGTTCTGTACTTTATACGACCCAGTACAGTATTTAGATCGCACCTATCGCTGTTTCTTGATGATGGGCTTGCCAAGTTGGAAAGCCCCAGCAAAAATGCCAGAGTGGGTAGTTGTAAAAGCGTTGCTGATTGTGATTTGGCGACAAGGAATCAAACGGGAAACCCGCTGGAAATTCTGGCATCATTTGTTCAGCATTCTCAAGCGTAACCCTGGAGTTATTGAACATTACATTTCTGCTTGCGCCCACAACGAGCATTTTCTAGAGTATCGCCAAATTGTGCGCGATCAAATTGAAAGTCAGCTAGCTGAGTATTTGGCACAAGGTGCAGAAACGCCTTATGTACTAGTTAAGAAAAAAGCTGAAGAAAAAGCGCAAGCGGTAGTTAGTTAA
- the hemE gene encoding uroporphyrinogen decarboxylase gives MGVSSTTPHLLRAARGEVVDRPPVWMMRQAGRYMKAYRDLREKYPSFRDRSEIPEVAIEVSLQPWRAFQPDGVILFSDIVTPLPGLGIDMDIAEGKGPIIHSPLRTQEQIERLHPLEPEAALPFIKTILQALRSEVGDKSTVLGFVGAPWTLAAYAVEGKGSKTYSIIKNMAFSDPTILHQLLAKLADAIAIYARYQIDSGAQVVQMFDSWAGQLSPQDYDTFALPYQQRVFQQVKQTHPDTPLILLVSGSAGVLERMGQSGADIVSVDWAVDMADARARLGKQMKVQGNLDPGVLFGSKQFIRDRILDTVRKAGNWGHILNLGHGVLPETPEENVAFFFETAKELNLAGVKG, from the coding sequence ATGGGTGTTTCTTCAACGACTCCTCATCTTTTACGGGCTGCTCGTGGTGAAGTAGTAGATCGTCCCCCTGTATGGATGATGCGACAAGCGGGACGATATATGAAAGCATATCGAGACTTAAGAGAAAAGTATCCTTCGTTTCGCGATCGCTCCGAAATTCCAGAAGTGGCAATTGAAGTTTCCTTGCAACCCTGGAGAGCTTTTCAACCAGACGGAGTAATTTTATTTTCTGATATTGTCACCCCATTACCTGGTTTGGGTATTGACATGGACATTGCCGAAGGTAAAGGGCCAATCATTCATTCGCCCCTGCGTACTCAAGAACAAATTGAGCGTCTGCATCCTTTAGAACCAGAAGCAGCTCTACCATTTATCAAAACAATTTTGCAAGCGCTGCGTTCGGAAGTAGGCGATAAATCAACCGTGTTGGGCTTTGTGGGTGCGCCGTGGACGTTAGCAGCTTATGCAGTTGAGGGAAAAGGTTCTAAAACCTACTCCATCATCAAAAACATGGCATTCTCAGATCCGACGATATTGCATCAACTTTTAGCTAAACTAGCAGATGCGATCGCCATCTATGCCCGCTACCAAATTGACTCTGGTGCTCAAGTTGTGCAAATGTTCGATTCTTGGGCGGGTCAATTGAGTCCTCAAGATTATGATACCTTTGCTCTCCCCTATCAGCAGAGAGTTTTCCAACAAGTCAAGCAAACCCATCCCGATACACCTTTGATTTTACTAGTTAGCGGTAGTGCGGGTGTGTTGGAAAGAATGGGACAATCTGGTGCTGATATAGTCAGTGTAGACTGGGCAGTAGATATGGCAGATGCACGAGCCAGATTGGGTAAACAAATGAAAGTTCAAGGAAATCTTGACCCAGGCGTACTATTCGGCTCTAAACAGTTTATCCGCGATCGCATTCTTGATACAGTTCGCAAAGCTGGCAATTGGGGTCATATTCTCAATCTCGGTCACGGTGTCTTACCAGAAACTCCCGAAGAAAATGTCGCTTTCTTCTTTGAAACGGCAAAGGAATTGAATCTTGCAGGAGTTAAGGGTTAG
- a CDS encoding DUF1823 family protein, whose translation MSNLPPLNTETIWAILDDKLDDATVNQLLWHSLGYRYDSSIAQWDVSQVAPEWYSEYPQPPDFIQSRPATVKLTRSIPAENKQMLKEKLGFKGYKIGEFGPRQTRRATAANWLLSYLQQANNKKE comes from the coding sequence ATGTCTAACCTGCCACCACTTAATACAGAAACAATTTGGGCAATTCTTGACGATAAACTTGATGATGCCACAGTCAACCAGTTGCTATGGCATTCTTTAGGCTATCGCTATGACTCCTCAATTGCACAATGGGACGTTAGCCAAGTTGCACCAGAATGGTATAGTGAATACCCACAACCACCAGATTTCATTCAATCTCGCCCCGCAACTGTCAAGTTGACTCGTTCCATTCCTGCTGAAAATAAACAAATGCTAAAAGAAAAACTGGGTTTCAAAGGTTACAAAATTGGAGAATTTGGGCCTCGGCAAACTCGCAGAGCAACGGCGGCGAATTGGTTATTAAGTTATCTACAACAAGCTAACAACAAAAAAGAGTAA
- a CDS encoding acylphosphatase: MQNSTALPKIIRAHVFISGQVQGVGYRYSTVDTARQLGLTGWVRNLPDNRVEAVFEGAREVVDDMVRWCHSGPPAAVVKDVVVEYEEPEGLRGFEVKRVE, from the coding sequence ATGCAGAATTCCACAGCACTGCCAAAGATTATCCGCGCCCATGTATTCATTTCTGGCCAAGTCCAAGGAGTAGGTTATCGCTATTCCACTGTTGATACAGCTAGGCAATTGGGATTAACCGGTTGGGTGCGGAATCTCCCCGATAATCGAGTAGAGGCAGTTTTTGAAGGGGCGCGAGAGGTTGTAGATGACATGGTTCGCTGGTGTCACTCTGGGCCACCTGCTGCTGTGGTTAAAGATGTTGTGGTTGAATATGAGGAACCGGAAGGATTACGGGGATTTGAAGTTAAGCGGGTTGAGTAA
- the speB gene encoding agmatinase SpeB → MSNQLKDYNPSGVGEINGNLLGLPCDYESANLIVFGVPWEVTVSYGAGTANAPQRILDASTQLDLFDFDHPDGWKQGIFMKEIPQDILEKNTYYRALAAKIIGRLAQGKQLSDTPDLTSVLIEINQAGQQVNQWLFENCQAAINNGKRVAVIGGDHSSPLGYFQALAAKYPNYGILHIDAHADLRDAYEGFEFSHASIMFNAMKIPQISKLVQVGLRDISHDEVQMIDQSDSRIIAYYDPAIKQKLYSGTTWIDLCREIISHLPEYVYISFDVDGLDPKLCPSTGTPVPGGLELEQTFCLFRELVNSGKKIIGFDICEVGDAEWDGNVGARVVYKLANLMDLSNRIQESGVRIQN, encoded by the coding sequence ATGAGTAATCAATTAAAAGACTACAATCCCAGCGGTGTAGGTGAAATAAATGGCAACCTCTTAGGTTTGCCCTGCGATTATGAGTCTGCAAACTTGATTGTTTTTGGTGTGCCGTGGGAAGTCACTGTTTCCTATGGTGCTGGCACTGCTAATGCCCCACAGCGAATTCTAGATGCTTCGACTCAACTAGATTTGTTCGATTTCGATCACCCTGATGGCTGGAAGCAGGGAATTTTTATGAAAGAAATTCCCCAAGATATTTTAGAGAAGAACACATACTACCGCGCTTTGGCAGCAAAAATTATTGGGCGATTAGCCCAAGGTAAACAACTTTCAGATACACCAGATTTAACATCTGTGCTGATAGAAATTAATCAGGCTGGTCAACAGGTTAATCAATGGCTGTTTGAAAATTGTCAAGCAGCAATTAATAATGGTAAGCGAGTTGCAGTAATTGGTGGAGATCACAGTTCGCCTTTAGGTTATTTCCAAGCATTAGCAGCTAAATATCCAAACTATGGCATTTTGCACATTGATGCCCACGCAGATTTACGCGATGCTTATGAGGGATTTGAGTTTTCCCATGCGTCGATTATGTTTAATGCGATGAAAATACCGCAAATTTCTAAGTTAGTGCAGGTAGGTTTGCGTGATATTAGTCATGATGAAGTGCAAATGATTGACCAATCTGATAGTCGCATTATTGCTTATTACGATCCCGCTATTAAGCAAAAGCTTTACTCTGGCACAACTTGGATTGATTTATGTCGAGAAATTATCAGTCATTTACCTGAGTATGTTTATATTAGCTTTGATGTAGATGGTTTAGATCCAAAACTTTGTCCGAGTACGGGTACTCCTGTTCCGGGTGGGTTGGAATTAGAGCAAACTTTTTGTCTGTTCCGAGAATTGGTCAATAGTGGAAAAAAAATTATTGGCTTTGATATCTGCGAAGTCGGTGATGCGGAGTGGGATGGTAATGTTGGAGCGCGGGTAGTTTACAAGCTGGCAAATTTGATGGATTTATCAAACAGAATTCAGGAGTCAGGAGTCAGAATTCAGAATTAA